Proteins found in one Triticum aestivum cultivar Chinese Spring chromosome 4D, IWGSC CS RefSeq v2.1, whole genome shotgun sequence genomic segment:
- the LOC123097381 gene encoding KH domain-containing protein HEN4: protein MVGPGHRNSHGKRQSDYAENGGVKRRNPGDDTYAPGPDDTVYRYLCTSRKIGSIIGRGGEIAKQLRSDTQAKIRIGESVPNCDDRVITIFSSSRETNTIEDTEDKVCAAQDALFRVHEKLATDDGPVNEENEEGLGQVTVRLLVPSDQIGCIIGKGGHIIQGIRSDTGSQIRVLSNEHLPACATSGDELLLIIGDPIVVRKALLQVSSRLHGNPSRSQHLLASGLTQPFPAGSRLGSSSTAPVVGITPMVGPYGRYKGDMVGDWPSIYQPRREVSSAKEFTLRLLCAAANVGGVIGKGGGIIKQIRQESGAFIKVDSSSAEGDCIITVSAKEFFEDPVSPTIDATVRLQPRCSEKIDAESGEPSYTTRLLVSTSRIGCLIGKGGSIITEIRRTSRANIRIISKEDVPKVASDDEEMVQISGDLDVARHALVQITTRLKANFFEREETISLLGTIIHILVDIVHQTMCFLLTVMQIMAAPRYTEAAMVLTVVVLAAAGYLALPIFHLENAMAIKMQVVESNRKVQEHTQFLELETGRCRHALHWSSKHFQFVYWK from the exons ATGGTCGGGCCTGGGCACCGGAACAGTCATGGAAAGCGGCAGTCTGATTATGCTGAAAATGGAGGTGTCAAGAGAAGAAATCCTGGTGATGATACATATGCTCCTGGTCCAGATGACACTGTCTATCGCTACCTTTGCACGTCTAGGAAAATAGGGAGTATAATTGGGAGGGGTGGAGAAATTGCCAAGCAGCTGAGGAGCGATACTCAAGCTAAGATTAGGATTGGTGAGAGTGTCCCTAACTGCGATGACCGAGTCATAACAATATTTAGCTCAAGCAGGGAGACTAATACCATTGAAGATACTGAAGATAAGGTTTGCGCTGCTCAAGATGCTCTCTTTAGGGTTCATGAGAAGCTTGCCACAGATGATGGTCCTGTGAACGAAGAAAATGAAGAGGGTTTAGGTCAAGTTACTGTTCGGTTGCTTGTGCCATCTGATCAGATTGGATGCATTATTGGAAAAGGTGGGCATATCATCCAGGGAATCCGCAGCGACACTGGTTCACAAATACGTGTTCTCAGTAATGAACACCTTCCTGCATGTGCTACTAGTGGTGATGAACTTCTCCTG ATAATTGGGGATCCGATTGTAGTTAGAAAAGCTCTTCTCCAAGTGTCATCTCGCCTCCATGGCAACCCATCCAGGTCACAGCATCTCCTTGCGTCCGGCTTAACCCAACCTTTTCCAGCGGGCTCCCGCCTTGGTAGTTCCTCTACTGCACCAGTTGTAGGGATTACTCCTATGGTTGGTCCTTATGGACGATACAAAGGTGATATGGTGGGAGATTGGCCTTCTATATACCAACCACGGAGGGAGGTGAGCTCTGCAAAAGAGTTTACCCTGCGTCTGCTTTGTGCTGCGGCGAATGTCGGAGGTGTAATTGGAAAAGGAGGTGGAATTATCAAACAGATTAGGCAAGAATCTGGAGCTTTTATCAAAGTGGATAGTTCGAGTGCTGAAGGTGACTGCATAATTACAGTTTCGGCAAAGGAG TTCTTTGAAGATCCTGTCTCTCCAACAATTGATGCTACAGTCCGTTTACAGCCAAGATGCAGTGAGAAAATTGATGCAGAATCGGGGGAGCCATCATATACTACACGTTTGTTGGTGTCGACATCACGGATAGGGTGCCTGATCGGCAAAGGTGGTTCAATCATTACGGAGATACGAAGAACATCGAGAGCAAACATACGGATCATTTCGAAGGAGGATGTTCCAAAAGTAGCATCGGACGACGAAGAGATGGTCCAG ATCAGCGGAGATCTTGATGTTGCAAGGCATGCTCTTGTGCAAATAACTACAAGGCTGAAAGCCAACTTCTTTGAAAGAGAAG AGACAATAAGTCTGCTGGGCACGATTATCCATATTCTAGTGGATATCGTGCATCAGACGATGTGCTTCCTGTTGACCGTTATGCAAATTATGGCAGCTCCCAG GTATACGGAGGCGGCTATGGTGCTTACAGTGGTGGTTCTGGCAGCAGCGG GTTATCTGGCTCTACCTATCTTTCATCTGGAAAACGCTATGGCTATTAAAATGCAGGTTGTCGAATCCAACAG GAAGGTGCAGGAGCATACACAATTCCTGGAGCTAGAGACAGGCCGTTGCCGACATGCTTTGCATTGGTCAAGTAAACATTTCCAGTTTGTTTATTGGAAATAG